The Pelodiscus sinensis isolate JC-2024 chromosome 32, ASM4963464v1, whole genome shotgun sequence genomic sequence GCGATTTCAGTCCATGCAAGCAGTTTTTCTACGGAGAAAAGGTGCCCCAAGGGTTTGGCACGGCAGACATGGCCAAAATCTGCcagaaatataaaaacaaatatcATTTCGCCACCCTATATGACAAGAGCAGCCGGATCCCGGTCTGGTCGGCGTACACGCTGGATCCAAGGAAGTGCGAAAAGCCAAAATCAAACACATGGATGGTGGAGCCCCAGGTCAGTCTGTCTCCTGCCTGAATCTCTCCGGTCTCACCTTGACCCCGTGGctctggaggcgggggggggggggggaggggtgtgtgtgtcttggGGAACCCTTTGATCTTCTAGCTGTGGGGCCCTGGGGCTTCCTGCTGCAGAGGTGGGGGGCGTCTGAGGAccccaggacttacccagcagcaACCAACGTGTCTCTGCTCTGGTAGGGGGCTaggcccacagacaagcaggcagtgGCCCCCTggagcagcggggtggggggttagctcccctgccctgcgtgggacagcagcctggctcagcgcAACCCTCACCGGCTCCCTGCATGCTCAGGCCGGCGTCCTTGTGTCGGGCACATTTGAGTCCCGTTACAAAGCTTTGCTGGGCAGCCCTGGAGTCCGAGGGGTTTTAAACACAGTCTGGGGTTCGGCCATGGCcccaggcagggagggaagagccGGACCGGGTGACCGATCACCGGAGCCTTTTCCTTCCTGTGAATGGTTCAACCCGCAGCTCTTCTGGGAAGCGCGGGGGCCCGTTGATATCATCAAACTTGACTTAGCTCGACTGTAGCCAGTGATTTTCCCACACTGTGGGAAGCGAGGGCCGTAAACACAGAATGAGGGATCCACGGGCGCTCTCTTGCCACACGAAAGGCTGTGAGCCTGCGTTTTCTTTCCCCCTCTTGAGAGCTGTCTCCTGGAAGGCAGGTCTCCTGCAGTGGGGTGGTGGCCAATTGGGCCACAAAGCGGAGGGAGGTCATCGCTTGTATTGGACCCAATTTCTGTTGGTGCAAACAAATTTTCGAGCTTCCACAGGGCTCTTCGTCAGGTCATCTTCAGGTCTCATCTCTTTCGCGGACAGATCTGAGTCCAGTAAACGATAtttcttcacccaccttgtctctgcaCTATTCGGTGCCAGAGCTCAGTAGGTTTCTTAAGCAGGTCGTGAAGACATTATACACCCCGGGGAGATATTTTAACACATGCCAAAATGAGGCTCAGGAATGGAGGTAAGATGTGAATCAGGTGGGTTTTCTGATATGTTTGGGGGGGTAGGAACTCGGTTCTCCTTCCCCCACGAGTTCATAAAGGGGAGTGAAGAGTAAATGAGTAACACAAGGGTACACACCTGCATGGGAATGTGTTGGCCAGGAAAAACCAACTGTACATTGAATGTAAAGGACgcttcccttctctcttcccagCTGTCTGATTTGAAAGACCAGAAGTCTAATTTGCCCTTGGTAAACATGATGACAGAAGCACAAATAAAAGAAAAGACTGGAGACCAAAACGTCAAAGAAAAACTGAAGCAACGCCAGGCCATCAATGAGGATTACGAGAAAACAGGCTACGACCGGGGACACCTGAACCCAAGGGACTTCCAGGGCGGTGATGACTGTTTGGCCACCTTCACCCTCACCAACGCCGCCCCCCAGCAATCCCGCTTCAACCGGGTCCACTGGCGCAAACTGGAATGCAATCTCAAGAAACAGTTAACAGAGAAGTGCCATAACGAAAACGGGAAGGCCTTCCTCGTGACCGGCGTGGTGCCTGACAAGCAGAAGAAAATCCCCAATAAGGATAATAACAGAGTTCCAAGGGTGGTGGTGCCCAGCCACTTCTGGACGGCCGTTTGCTGTAATCACGCCGACAATAACAAGAAATTCGCCTTCGCCTTCCTGTGGGAGAACGAGGCAAACAGCATCCCGAAGGGCATGACGGTGAAGGATCTGAACACAGAGTTAAAGAGGCTGTATGGGGGCAATCAGGCCATCACGATTTTTAACGATTGCAATGAAGACAGCCAGAGGGGAAAGGACATTTCAGCGGCGATCAGCGAGAAATTGGGCAGCAACCTTCCCGACACGGACCAGGACCCCTGTCAGACGCCAGGGCCATCAGTACGAAAGCGCCCCAGAACCAAGTGACGGAAGCACCCTGCTTAGGAGAAGCCGCGCTCGCTTGTGACCAGGGGGAAGAAAGTAGCACTAGAGAAATCCCGAGAAGCTTTTTAATTGATGGCACCTGGGGCTGATGTATCCGCCTGAGCTTGTCCGTGTCCGATGTCCCTCTTCTCACACCTGCTGCGCTTCAAATCTTGTCTTCAATTCGCCCCCTATCCTGCCCTCTCTGGGCCCTGTATCGCTgcactgagggtggggggggacacAATTTGCCTGCTTTCATGCTGCGTTAAGGGCTGCCGGGCTGGCAGTCATATAGTCTTGGGTTGGGATGAGTCAAAATTTGTCGTAAGCCTTTTCCTGCTTCCGTGATGTAAAAGTCCACTTGGCTGACAAAGAGCTGGCAAATAAAAAGGCCGGATGGCAAAGAGCACCCGCTGCTGTGTTGGCTTGGATGGGCTGGGTGCgggagggcagagttaaggggaggGTCAAGGACGATAGTGATTATGCTGCGTGTCACACTGGCTTGCACAAGCAGCTGCCCCGAGAGACCCCTAAGCACCACAAAAGCAGATGCGGATccaaggtgccaggccaggttggTTGTGAATAAGCGCCGTCACAGCT encodes the following:
- the LOC106732010 gene encoding endonuclease domain-containing 1 protein-like, encoding MEPLVLLGFAALCAGLAQAEVVGDFSPCKQFFYGEKVPQGFGTADMAKICQKYKNKYHFATLYDKSSRIPVWSAYTLDPRKCEKPKSNTWMVEPQLSDLKDQKSNLPLVNMMTEAQIKEKTGDQNVKEKLKQRQAINEDYEKTGYDRGHLNPRDFQGGDDCLATFTLTNAAPQQSRFNRVHWRKLECNLKKQLTEKCHNENGKAFLVTGVVPDKQKKIPNKDNNRVPRVVVPSHFWTAVCCNHADNNKKFAFAFLWENEANSIPKGMTVKDLNTELKRLYGGNQAITIFNDCNEDSQRGKDISAAISEKLGSNLPDTDQDPCQTPGPSVRKRPRTK